The segment AGTGACCACTCCAAGGTCATCATCAAGCCGGCAATCGAGGCTCGGCCGGGCCCAGCCTAGAGGTCCAGGACTCTGAGTCGGGGTCTCGCTCTCTGCCCCGCATCCCCGCCCCATCCCGAGTCTCGACCCCGAGGCTCCCCAGCGGCGAACTCCCACGTTGCGTCCAGACGGCCTCTCGGCCCCTAGACCTGAACTGGACGCCCCCACCTTATGCCTGGGGCCAAGACCCCGCGAACGTACCCCTCCCCTAGacccttcccctcttcctttttCGCCCTCTCAACCCAGCTTTTCCCGACTCCGGGAAGAACCGGGAAGAGAAGGCGGAGGGGAGCGAGACGCCGCGGGATAAATACTGTAGCCCGGCCCCGCCCACCAACATCACTTCCGCCTCGCGACAAGATGGCGGCGCCCTGGCCCTGCCACGCAGACTTCCGCCCGGCGCCGAGACTCGGAACCCGCTGCGCGTCGCGTCGGAGGTGAAATCGGGACGTGCATGGTGTTGAACTACAGCCTGGGTGCGGAGGGGTGCGTCTTTGCCTCGTGCCTGGCCGGGGGCCTGGAGAGAAGGCGAGCCAAGGGCCCTAGCCGGGGTGTTCCGGGGAGTCCTGCCACGTGGGAGGGGGAGGAGCTGAGTCGCTGCCGGAGGGACGCGCCGACTCGGGGGGGGCGGGAGGCCACGTGGGTGGGGTTCCGCTCAGGGTCCGCGAGTCCTTCTCCCTCGAGTGACTTCGTTACCCCTTTTCGCCTTCTTTCTCAGGCATCATGTCGGAAGGAAACGCCGCGGGCGAGCCCAGCGCTCCGGGAGGGCCCCGACCCCTTCTTTCTGGGGCGCGGGGGCTTATTGGGCGAAGGCCGGCACCTCCCCTCACCCCGGGCCGCCTTCCCTCCATCCGCTCCAGGGACCTCACCCTCGGGGGAGTCAAGAAGGTACCCGACTACGCTGAATTCCAGGCAGTTGGGGGTTTAACTGAAGGGCCTACCGTGTGCCAGGCGTGATGTTGGGCCTTGCGAATCTTGTCTTCAGACTTCCGCCTGCAATTTCTGGGGAGCCTGCCCTACCTTCAAGTCAAGATACTGGGTCCAAGATGTTGACATGGCTCTCAGAGATGGCTGAAGAGCAGAGAATCCTAATTAGCTCAGAAGCAACTTGagcagggtttatttccttttggtGTGTCTTGGATACCTTTCAGAAACCCATGAAAGCCACGCAGACATAAACTTTGCCTGCAATTTAAGAGAGTTCTGAATTTGCTCTGGATCCCAGTGTGCAGACTTCTGGTCCAAAATATTGAGTCTTAGGTGTGATATTAGAGCCTCTGTGTCTTCTATTATGTTTGTGACTGTAGATGTGAAGGGTAGACTGTAAAGAGAGTGGGGAAGATGACAGAGCATAAAGCAGCCAGTTTTTGAAGACCTCAGTTTCCCTTTATAAATTCTGGTGGCAGTCTAACCCAATCATCAGTTTGTGAATGCTGGCAGATCTGTCTTTCCCATTTGAACCTTGCTGGTAGAGCTCATTCTCTATAATACTGTCTGGTCTTCATAGAAATTTGAAGATGAAGTGTGAGAGTAGGTAAATTCCTCTGCTGTTAGAGTCCTGAAGGGTTGTTCTTTGAGGAGGCAGAAACTGAGGCTGccatttaaatgttttttgatGCCCCCTTCTATATATAGCTTCACTGTTGCCTTGGCATGACATGCCTCCTTTTCAAGCACCTGTCCATTTCAGTAAATCTTTGATAACAGTATGGAATGTGCCAGAGAGAGCCATTTTGGTCTTCATCCATGGAAGATGCCCTTtggaagtttttcttttcctctgtactTTGGGACCAGAATTTACCAAATCAGTGACTCCTGTATTTTACTTTCAGAAAACCTTCACCCCAAATATCATCAGTCGGAAGATCAAGGAAGAGTAAGTAGCTAGGCCTCCTGAATACTCGCGCCTtgtttgtgcgtgtgtgctcagtcgcttacttgagtccgactctttgccaccccatggaccgtagcccgccaggcttctctgtccatgggattctccaggcaagaatactggagtgggtcgccattccctgctccaggggatcttcccaacccagggattgaacctgcatctcttgtgtctcctacattctttaccactagtgccacctgggaagccttgcccCTTTGTTTACATGCTCTGAATTTGGACCTTTGGGGAAATAACTAAGTAGGTGGCTCGGAAGTTTTAATTTGTAGATTTAGTTCTTTGTAGTAGTGATTGCTGACCCTGGCTCCCAGGTGATTCGTATGtgcaagctttaaaaaaatactgatgcctggGAATCCATCCTTAAAATtgttttaacttatttgcagTGAAACagtgattatcttttttttttaacttttaattttttattggggtataaccatttaacaatgttgtgatagttttagattaacagtgaagggacttggccatacatatacatgtatccattctcccccaaactcccctctcatccaggcctccacataacattgagcagagttctgtgtgctatacagcaggtccttgttggttatacattttaaatatagcagtgtgtacactcAGCCACAAGTTCaatttctaagtctgtgagtctctttctgttttgaagTAAATTCATATGtataatttccttttagattccacatataagggatgttatACAATTCTccttctttgacttacttcagaGAGAGATTATGTTTTATAGCCAGAGTTGAGAGCCAATAGTTTGGGCAGAGATGGATCAGGTTTTCCCTTACGTTCTTTTGCATTGCAACTTTCTTGCTTTcagtcaataccaaaaaaaaaaaaaaaaaaatccacatttggGGGCAGTCCCTATAATTCACCTTTTGTGTTATAGTTCTTCAAAAAGGTAAAGTACAGTAAACTGAAGGACTCTGCCTCATCAAGGAAGTGAAAAAGGTGCTAGACCACCCACACAGGTGGGTGCTGTGCTTCTCATGATATAGTTGTTGGCTCATAAACTCCCCTCTGGTGGAGCAGAGTGGTGTGGGAGAATGAGACCAGTTCTCGGATGCAGGTGACATCAGTAGTTTCCTTTGACCCATTCGCTTTTCCAGGCCCAAGGAAGAAGTAACTGTCAAGAAAGAGAAGCGTGAAAGGGACAGAGACCGACAGCGAGACGGCCATGGACGGGGCCGGGGGCGCCCAGAAGTGATCCAGTCCCACTCCATCTTCGAGCAGGGCCCTGCCGAAATGATGAAGAAAAAGGGTACAAAGCTGCCGGGGCTCTGGGAGGAAGGAATCAGTGGATTTCAGTGCAGACTGCCCAAGAGAAGGACCAGGGTGGTGGTATTCCCCCCTTGCTCCCAGTTTAGCCTTCCTTGCTGTTGGCTCCTCCCTCACTCCTGGTGAACTATGGGTGGTTTTCCACAGGGAACTGGGATAAGACCGTGGATATGTCAGATGTGGGGCCCTCTCACATCATCAACAtcaaaaaggagaagagggagacagatgaagaaacaaaacagatcCTGCGCATGCTGGAGAAGGATGATGTAGGTACCAGTGGACTAGGGGAAGGGGCTTCTTTTGTGATGAAAAGCACTTCCAGGGAACCAGGATGGGGGAAGCTAATGTCCTGAAAGTCTGGTGAGTGGCAGGAATCTTTGATTAGAAAAGAGCTAAGATGGActgtgggcttccaggtggctcagtggtgtaaagaatccacctgcagtgcagaagatgcaagagacacaggttcgatccctgggtcatgaagatcccctggagaaggaaacggcaacccactccagtattgttgcctggaaaattccatggacagaggactctggagggctacagtcagacacgaccgagtgactgggCAAGGTGGATTGCCCTCCAGGTACGTGTGTATGCTGGCCCTGCTGTGTGACCCCCGACTTTTCTTTGGCAGTTCATCGATGACCCTGGGCTTAGGAATGATATTCGAAATATGCCTGTGCAACTCCCGCTGGCTCACTCGGGCTGGCTTTTTAAGGAAGAGAATGAGGAAGCAGATGTTAAACCACGGCTGGCTGGCCCCAAGGAAGAGGATATGGAGGTGGACATGTCTGCTGTGAAAGGTACTCTGTGTCAGTTAAGGTCTCGTCTCCTTTTCTCCAGCTGTTCCCGCAGGAGTAAGCCTGCCTGACTGTTTTAagatttgtttatgtatttttggctgtgctgggtcttcattggtccATACCAGCTTTCTGTagctgcagcaagtgggggctactctttgttgtggtgtgtggacttctcattgcagtgacttctcttattgccaagcacaggctctagggcctgcaggcttcagtagttgcggctcctgggctctggagcacaggctcagtagttgtggcacgtgggcttagttgctctgcggtaCGTGGACTCTTCCCCAGACCAAggttcgaacctgtgtcctctgccattggcaggaggattcttagtcactggaccaccctttttaaaataagtcacaTGACTATTGGATCCCTCTTTCTAAGCACAAAGTTTCCCTCCAGCTTCTTGGCTGAGTGACAGTGGAGCAGATCAGGTGGAAGGGGTGGGTGCAGTGAGATGGCCTAGATGTGGCCTCTGATAGCCTTCCCTTTCTGTTATCTCGGGCAGTAAAAGAGGAGCCCCGAGATGAGGATGAGGAAGCCAAGATGAAGGCTCCTCTCAGAGCAGCCAGGAAGATCCCGGCCCTCCCGAAGGATGTGTCTGTGGCAGAGCTGCTCAGGGAGCTGAGCCTCACGCAGGAGGAAGAGCTGCTGTTCCTGCAGCTGCCAGACTCACTGCCCGGCCAGCCACCCACTCAGGACATCAAGCCCATCAAGACGGAGGTGCAGAGCGAGGACGGGCAGATGGTGGtgataaagcaagagaaagaCCGGGTATGCTCGTCAGTGAGTGCTGTGAAGATGCGCAGGACCTGGAGGGGAAATAGCCACCTGGAGGGGGAAGCAGAGTGGTGTCGCCCGTAGTGAAATTCGAGAATAATACGCATTTGTTCTTTCTGCCTGCAAGGGGCTTGGGGCTCTGTGCTTCAGCCCAAATTGTGAGtgtgtttatttttcacagtGAACTATTTTGAACATATACAAATGAGAGAATATAAGTTCTCATGTACCATCACCTAGCTTCAGCAGTTACTGATATTTTGTCCATTTATCTGTGGtttgggtgttttttgttttgtttattgaccAGTGGCAGGCATTCCCAGGAAAAGGCCCTCTCTGGGAAACTcattctttgattctttttttttttagtatttttctttttttaaagggcttctttggtggatcagacagtaatgcgtctgtctgcaatgcaggagacccgggtttgatccctgtgttggggtgttagttgtggcatgcttactcttagctgtggcatgtggggtctagttccctgcattgggagttcagagtcttagccactggaccaccaaggaagtctgggGAGCTCATTCTAACCTTTGCTGCTGATGCCTCCCTTTGGGAAAGGGTTTGTTCTTGAAGGATGGAGGAGACAGCTCCTCAGCCATTTCCGTCCCCTGATCGTATTCACAGGAAGCCAGGCTGGCAGAGAACACTTGCACCCTGGCTGACCTGACAGAGGGACAGGTCGGCAAGCTGCTCATCCGCAAGTCGGGGAAGGTGCAGCTCCTCCTCGGCAAGGTGACTCTGGACGTGACGATGGGGACCACTTGCTCTTTCCTGCAGGTGAGAGAGAGCCCGGTCGGGGTGGAGGCTGTTCAGGATGTTGATGACTTGGTGCTGAGTACGGGGGAAGGGCTCTTGGGATCATCACATTAAAATCATAGGACTGAGCAGTGGGCTGTGTGGTCTTGTCTTTCATCTCCGTCTCTGTTGATTGGCAGGAGCTGGTGTCCGTGGGCCTTGGAGACAGCAGGACAGGCGACATGACAGTCCTGGGACACATAAAGCACAAAC is part of the Bubalus kerabau isolate K-KA32 ecotype Philippines breed swamp buffalo chromosome 4, PCC_UOA_SB_1v2, whole genome shotgun sequence genome and harbors:
- the POLR3D gene encoding DNA-directed RNA polymerase III subunit RPC4; translation: MVLNYSLGIMSEGNAAGEPSAPGGPRPLLSGARGLIGRRPAPPLTPGRLPSIRSRDLTLGGVKKKTFTPNIISRKIKEEPKEEVTVKKEKRERDRDRQRDGHGRGRGRPEVIQSHSIFEQGPAEMMKKKGNWDKTVDMSDVGPSHIINIKKEKRETDEETKQILRMLEKDDFIDDPGLRNDIRNMPVQLPLAHSGWLFKEENEEADVKPRLAGPKEEDMEVDMSAVKVKEEPRDEDEEAKMKAPLRAARKIPALPKDVSVAELLRELSLTQEEELLFLQLPDSLPGQPPTQDIKPIKTEVQSEDGQMVVIKQEKDREARLAENTCTLADLTEGQVGKLLIRKSGKVQLLLGKVTLDVTMGTTCSFLQELVSVGLGDSRTGDMTVLGHIKHKLVCSPNFESLLDHRHR